AAAGCAGTATGTTTTAATTCTGCTCTTTTTACTATTCATTTTCTGATGTTTCAATATTTCACCCGTGTTGGCATTATATTTTATTTCAACGGCACAAAATTAATGCCACTATGCTGCAACAAGGTATTCATTAAATCATTGTTTTGCTCAAAGTGACTACATTTACCTTTGAGCTGAATTAAGCGAATTCGTAAGTGAGCCAATTCATGGATCCGTTTTGACACTTCTCGAATATGTCGATCTAGCAGCTTATTGATTTCTCTTTCTTGCTCTTGAGTAGCACATTGCGGATTCAGCAACATTTTGATTTCTTTTAGTGAAATATCCAAACTGCGGCAATAACAAATAAAAGAAAGTTGTTTCAAATGCTCTTCCGTATAAACGCGAAAATTACCACTTGTTCGCTTGGCGGGTTCGATTAATCCTTGCTTTTCATAGAAACGTACAGCTTCCACCGTACAGCCAACGATATTGGCTAATTGACCAATTTTCATTTTTTATTAAATTACACTTGACTCTGAAGTTACTTCATATTTTATACTTTATCACAGTATTCACATGTTAGAAAAGGAGAACTTCCATGAAAAAAACAGCATTGTTTATTACTGCACTATTCGGTGCTTCACTCGCTAATGCACATAATGTTTGGTTGGAGCCTGCTAAGGATGCAAAAGGGCAATATGTGGTTAAATTTGGTCATGAGGAAACTGAAACCTATCCTCAAAGCAAATTAAAAGCGATACGCCTACTCAATGCCAAAGGCCAATTACAAAATGCTGAGGTCACCTTCAAGCAAGGCGAAGCGTACTTTGCCGCCCCTGAAACTGCAATTGCATTTATTCGCTTTGATAATGGTGTTTGGTCGAAATTGCCAAGCGGTAAATATGTCGAAAAAACCAAACAGCAAGCACCTGAAGCTGTACTCAGTGTTAATCCAGTCAAATTCGGCAAAGCGATTTTACACTGGGATGCGCAAGCAAATAAATCACACAACATGGATTATGAATTGATCCCACAAAGTGAACCGAAAGCGGGACAACCACTCGATATTCTCGTGTTAGTAAAAGGTAAACCTGTGCAAGGCATCAAAGTTGGTTTAGGCGAAGATCACCCATTCAACTTAACCAATGAAAAAGGTATTGCACAATTCACTCCTAAAGCGGGCTATAACAAAGTCTGGGCTGAATTTGACGAGCCGGTTAAAGACAATCCTGACTATAACAAACGTAGTGTTGAATATATGCTGACTTTTGATGCGAAGTAATGAAAAGAGCTGTATTTTTAACCGCACTTTTCACCTGGCTGTGCGCACCGTCAGCATTGGCTCATAGTTTGCATGTTTTTGCACAATATGATGGGCACACAGTCTCCGGTAAAGCTTATTATTCCGATATGACCCCGGCGGCAGAAACCTATATGGAAATTTTGCAATCTGGACAGGACTCCCCTCTGTTAGAAGGCAAAACAGATCGCGATGGGCAATTTGCCTATCCGATCAATACCACTGCCGAGGGTGCCATTAAAGTTGTTGTAGAAGGTGAAGAAGGACATCGAGCCTCAATTGTTGCCAACAGAGTATCTGCGCAAACCACTAATAACAGTGACAATGCATTGATGTTGGTCCGCGAAGATATTTCTAAATTAAAAGACAAAATTTACCTGCACGATATTATTGGCGGTATCGGCTATATTGTTGGTATTTTTGGCTTATGGGCATTGATTAGAGCCTCAAAGATGACGCGTGCGTCGCAATCTAAGGAAAGATAATATGCATTTATCGGAAGGTGTGTTGCATACACCGGTATTGCTTGGTAGTGCAGCTGTCGCATTAGTCTGTGTAATGATTGGTCTTAAACGACTCAATTCGCAGCAATTGCCGCTAACAGCATTGTTTGCCGCTGCTTTTTTTGTTGCTGGAACCATTCATGTACCGGTAGGCATTGGTAGCGTGCATCTCATCTTAAACGGCATGGCCGGCCTGTTTCTTGGCTGGGCCGTTTTCCCTGCTTTTTTAATCGCATTAGTCCTACAAGCTCTGCTCTTTTCCTTCGGTGGATTTGCTGTATTAGGTGTCAATTTATGCGTAATGGCATTACCTGCCCTTCTTGTACATTGGCTCTTTGCAAAAAGACTTGAGCATGACAATTCCCGTCGCACTCAAATTGCAGCAGGTATTGGTGCTGGTGTGATCGGCGTTGGCGGTTCAGCCTTGCTCGCCTCTCTAGTCTTAGCATTGGATGGCGGTAAAGCCTATAGCGACCTGATTATGCTTCTGGTGATATCACATATTCCCGTGTTTATTATCGACAGTATCGTCAGTGTCGGCGTGGTCTTATTGTTAAACAAAATGTATCCAACAGCGCTCAGTGTGGTGAAATGAATTTCCTTGCTATTTTTCAACCGCACTTGCGATTAATTTATGTGTTTTTGTGTGGACTTATCGTCAGCACAATGACACATATTTCAACGCTTATTATCCTTAATCTTATCGTATTCGGCGGATTACTTATTGCACTAATACGCTATCGGAAATCCCTTGCCGGTTATTTCAAATATTGGCTGAAACTGAATTTTTTCACTTTGCTTGTTTGGTTGACCTTAAGCTGGAAAATCACCGAACAAGGTTTAGCATTAAATCCAATAGGGGTTCAGCTTGCACTGCTCATCACACTACGTTTCAATTTAATTTTAAGTTTAACTCGACTCTTGTTAATTGATATGAACGAGAGCCTTTTATTGCAAGCATTGTGCCGTTTGCCATTACCTGAAAAACTACTTCACCTATTTGTTCTCACTGTGCGCTATATTTCAGTGTTCAGTGAAGTACATAAAAAGATGGATATGGCAATGCGAGCACGTGGCTACCAGCCAAAACTTAATGGCAGAACCTTATTTATCGCCGCGCAACGTGTGGCATTATTATTAATTCATGCACTTGTTAAAGCAGAAAAAACAGAAATGGCACTAAAAGCTCGTGGCTTTCAGCTGCATGATGTGAAAAAAACACAGGATAAATCTTGATGAACGTCCTCGAAGTCAAACAATTACAGATCATGCGTGAGCAACGTGTGATTATTGATAACCTTTCTTTTGAACTCCCTGAAGGTCACCGCCTTTTTTTACAAGGTGATATTGGTTGTGGGAAATCCACCCTATTACACTGTCTATTAGGTTTTATACCTTACCAACAAGGAGAAATTCGCTGGTTCGATAATGTATGTCGACAAGAAAAGGATTTTGTGCCACTACGTGGAAAGGTAGGCATCTGTTTCCAACATGCGGGCGATCAACTTTTTGGTCCAACCGTACTTGATGACGTAGCCTTTGGTCCACTTAATCAAGGATTGAACAGAGATGAAGCTTATCAAATAGCATTACAACAGTTGGAACGTCTAAATATTGTTGGGTTAAAAGATCGCTCTGTGAATACCTTATCTGGTGGTGAACAGAATTTTACTGCGCTAGCCGGCGTACTGGCGATGCAGCCAAAAGTATTATTACTTGATGAGCCAACGAATGGACTCGATGTAAAAAATATCGCCAAACTGACCGCACTTTTACGCGAATTACAGTTGCCAATGCTTATTGCTTCACATGATTTACACTTTAGTGAAACACTTGCGGATTCCTGTTTATCTTTAGCTACGGATAACGATGACTAAATGCGTTCATAATGCGTAAGGAAATAATTCAATAAAAAACGGGCGAACCATTTAAGTTCGCCCGTCATTCATTTATGACACTAATCAAGCCACTAGTGCGGTTTCTTTTAAGCGATTTTTTAATTTCGCGTATTCAGTTACCACATAGCGTTCAGCCCAGGCTTGGTCTTCGATTTTATCAATACGAACCGCGCTATATTTGTATTCCGGCGTTCTTGAACCCGGGTTCAAATGTTCAGCGGTTAATTCGTTACATTTACCGATCCACCATTGGTAGGTCATATAACAAGCGCCTTTGTTAGTACGAGTGCTCACATCTGCGCGAGAAATCACTTTACCACGTGATGAGGCAATCCAAACCAAGTCGTTGTTTTTAATGCCCAATTCCTTGGCATCCTGATCGTTCATTTGTACGAATCCCGGCTCATCTGCAAGTGCAGCTAGAGCGCGGCAGTTACCAGTCATTGAACGGCAAGAATAGTGACCGACTTCACGCACGGTAGAAAGTACCAATGGGAACTCTTCAGAAAGATCTTCCATTGGTGGTTCCCAATCGCAAGCAAAGAACTCAGCTTTACCGTTCGGACGGTCGAAGATTTGGCCTTTATACAAGTATGTTGTGCCTTGATCTTCAGGGCCTTCATCAGTACATGGCCATTGGATATAACCCAAGCCTTCCATTTTTTCGTAAGTTGCCCCTTTGTAAATTGGACAAAGCGAACGAAGTTCATCCCAAATTTCTTTGGTATTGTTATAGTGCATTGGGTAGCCCATTGCTGTAGCAAGTTCGCTAATGATTACCCAGTCATCCTTGACGTTGCCGGTTGGTTCAACGGCTTTATAGAAACGTTGGAAACCACGGTCAGCAGCACTATATACACCTTCGTGTTCAGCACAAGAAGTGGCAGGTAATAAAATATCTGCTTCTGCGGCTGTTTGAGTCATGAAGATATCTTGAACGATGAGAAGTTCAACTTTCTCGAAGGCTTTTTTAACCGCATTAATATCAGGCTCAGTTTGTAATGTATCTTCACCCATGATATAGAATGCTTTAATTTTATCTTCCATGATCGCTTCAGGTACTTCACTCAATGGTACACCTGGTTTGCTTGGAATAGACGGTACGCCCCAAGCTTTCGCAAATTTTGCATTAATTTCTGGATCAGCAAAACTTTGATAGCCTGGTAATGTGTTGAATAACGCACCCATATCGCACGCACCCTGTACGTTATTTTGGCCACGTACTGGGTTTACACCAACATTTGGTTTACCTAAGTTACCGGTAAGCATTGCCAAGCTTGCTAATGCACGTACGGTTTCTACACCTTGACGGAATTGGCAAACGCCCATACCCCATAAGATAGTAGCAGTTTCCGCTTTCGCATAAGTGCGGGCAATTTCACGCAACATCTCAGGTTCAATACCGGTGATATGTTGAGTGGATTCCGGTGTATAAGCTTTCACGGTTTCATAGAACGCATCGAAGTTTTCGGTGTGTTCATCAATAAATTTTTGATCTTGTAATCCTTCTTCTAAAATCACATTCATCATAGCATTCAAGAATGCCACGTTAGACCCGTTAGCAAGCGGTGCATAAATATCCGCAATACGGGCTGTTTCGATTTTACGAGGGTCACAAACAATGATTTTCGCCCCTTTTGCTTTAGCGTGGTTAATCCGACGCGCCACAATAGGGTGTGAAGTGGAGGCATTATAGCCAAAAATGAATACGCATTTGGTATCTTCAATCTCAACAATTGAGTTGGACATTGCGCCGTTACCGACCGATTTGAGCAGACCTGTTACAGAAGGGCCGTGTCACACGCGCGCACAACAGTCAATGTTGTTATTTCCTAATACTGCACGGGCGAATTTTTGCATAACGAAGTTCACTTCATTGCCTGGTCCACGGGAAGAGCCCGTTACCATAATGGATTCGTTACCGTACTTTTCTTTGATTTCACTAAGACGTCTTGCTGTGTAAGAAATCGCTTCTTCCCAGCTCACTGGTGTGAATGGTTCGCCACGTTTGTAGCGGATCATCGGTTGAGTTAGGCGAGGAGTCAGGATTTTTGTATCATGCACAAAATCCCAGCCATAATATCCTTTTAGGCATAACTCCCCTTCGTTTGTTTTTCCGTTTGCACCTTCAGCACCCACAATTTTGTTGTTTTCCACCAAAAGATGGATTTTACAACCTGAGGCACAATACGGACATACGGTAATTACTTTTTTAATAGCCATAGTAACGTCCTTATTTTAATACAACACGAGGTTAGAGATAGAATTAGAATAATTAATTCTGGGTATATATTACACCCAAAATCAGTTCATAGTCTTACAAAAAACATGGATTTATTGATATAAAACAGGTTTTCGTAATATTTTTAAAATATGTTTAGAAAATCCCCCTCACTTTTTCTACAAAACAGGAATCTCTTCAAGCGATCTTCCCTCGTTTAAAAAATCATACATAAATTGCACAGACTCTTTTACGTTGTCTGTCATCGGAAAACCAAAAGAAACAAGATCCGGTTGAAGACCAACGAAGACAATTTGTTTAATATCTTGTTCCAGTTGTTCAATGAGGTAATTGAGCGGCATATTATGTGTACTCATGAAAAACATTTCCGCAATGCTCTCTTTTTCAATGATTCGGATTTTACCTGGCGCTAATTCCATATCAGCCGCATCGAAAATTAAAAGCAGATCGGGTTTCATGTCTCGCACAATATGTGCAACATTTTCGGGGGCTGAGCCGCCGTCAAGTGCGGTCCAATTTGGCAATGGATTTTCACTTAATAACTGATAGAGATAAGGACCCGCACCGTCATCCCCCATCA
This portion of the Haemophilus parainfluenzae T3T1 genome encodes:
- a CDS encoding MerR family transcriptional regulator, giving the protein MKIGQLANIVGCTVEAVRFYEKQGLIEPAKRTSGNFRVYTEEHLKQLSFICYCRSLDISLKEIKMLLNPQCATQEQEREINKLLDRHIREVSKRIHELAHLRIRLIQLKGKCSHFEQNNDLMNTLLQHSGINFVPLK
- a CDS encoding DUF4198 domain-containing protein, which produces MKKTALFITALFGASLANAHNVWLEPAKDAKGQYVVKFGHEETETYPQSKLKAIRLLNAKGQLQNAEVTFKQGEAYFAAPETAIAFIRFDNGVWSKLPSGKYVEKTKQQAPEAVLSVNPVKFGKAILHWDAQANKSHNMDYELIPQSEPKAGQPLDILVLVKGKPVQGIKVGLGEDHPFNLTNEKGIAQFTPKAGYNKVWAEFDEPVKDNPDYNKRSVEYMLTFDAK
- the cbiM gene encoding cobalt transporter CbiM, producing MHLSEGVLHTPVLLGSAAVALVCVMIGLKRLNSQQLPLTALFAAAFFVAGTIHVPVGIGSVHLILNGMAGLFLGWAVFPAFLIALVLQALLFSFGGFAVLGVNLCVMALPALLVHWLFAKRLEHDNSRRTQIAAGIGAGVIGVGGSALLASLVLALDGGKAYSDLIMLLVISHIPVFIIDSIVSVGVVLLLNKMYPTALSVVK
- a CDS encoding energy-coupling factor transporter transmembrane component T family protein codes for the protein MNFLAIFQPHLRLIYVFLCGLIVSTMTHISTLIILNLIVFGGLLIALIRYRKSLAGYFKYWLKLNFFTLLVWLTLSWKITEQGLALNPIGVQLALLITLRFNLILSLTRLLLIDMNESLLLQALCRLPLPEKLLHLFVLTVRYISVFSEVHKKMDMAMRARGYQPKLNGRTLFIAAQRVALLLIHALVKAEKTEMALKARGFQLHDVKKTQDKS
- a CDS encoding energy-coupling factor ABC transporter ATP-binding protein; its protein translation is MNVLEVKQLQIMREQRVIIDNLSFELPEGHRLFLQGDIGCGKSTLLHCLLGFIPYQQGEIRWFDNVCRQEKDFVPLRGKVGICFQHAGDQLFGPTVLDDVAFGPLNQGLNRDEAYQIALQQLERLNIVGLKDRSVNTLSGGEQNFTALAGVLAMQPKVLLLDEPTNGLDVKNIAKLTALLRELQLPMLIASHDLHFSETLADSCLSLATDNDD
- the fdhF gene encoding formate dehydrogenase subunit alpha; this encodes MKKVITVCPYCASGCKIHLLVENNKIVGAEGANGKTNEGELCLKGYYGWDFVHDTKILTPRLTQPMIRYKRGEPFTPVSWEEAISYTARRLSEIKEKYGNESIMVTGSSRGPGNEVNFVMQKFARAVLGNNNIDCCARVUHGPSVTGLLKSVGNGAMSNSIVEIEDTKCVFIFGYNASTSHPIVARRINHAKAKGAKIIVCDPRKIETARIADIYAPLANGSNVAFLNAMMNVILEEGLQDQKFIDEHTENFDAFYETVKAYTPESTQHITGIEPEMLREIARTYAKAETATILWGMGVCQFRQGVETVRALASLAMLTGNLGKPNVGVNPVRGQNNVQGACDMGALFNTLPGYQSFADPEINAKFAKAWGVPSIPSKPGVPLSEVPEAIMEDKIKAFYIMGEDTLQTEPDINAVKKAFEKVELLIVQDIFMTQTAAEADILLPATSCAEHEGVYSAADRGFQRFYKAVEPTGNVKDDWVIISELATAMGYPMHYNNTKEIWDELRSLCPIYKGATYEKMEGLGYIQWPCTDEGPEDQGTTYLYKGQIFDRPNGKAEFFACDWEPPMEDLSEEFPLVLSTVREVGHYSCRSMTGNCRALAALADEPGFVQMNDQDAKELGIKNNDLVWIASSRGKVISRADVSTRTNKGACYMTYQWWIGKCNELTAEHLNPGSRTPEYKYSAVRIDKIEDQAWAERYVVTEYAKLKNRLKETALVA
- the hycI gene encoding hydrogenase maturation peptidase HycI; translated protein: MNNVILTVGNSMMGDDGAGPYLYQLLSENPLPNWTALDGGSAPENVAHIVRDMKPDLLLIFDAADMELAPGKIRIIEKESIAEMFFMSTHNMPLNYLIEQLEQDIKQIVFVGLQPDLVSFGFPMTDNVKESVQFMYDFLNEGRSLEEIPVL